In the genome of Geotrypetes seraphini chromosome 14, aGeoSer1.1, whole genome shotgun sequence, one region contains:
- the LOC117348498 gene encoding taste receptor cell protein 1-like isoform X2, with the protein MLFQNSLKPLFLFLATLGFWPGSVIVDSNIVFQNNTEAPSTDAIVRALYNNIYTTNMHLGNFSLDVESIQSNTSTTDLLKPVAVKISFIIQKIFISSLQNSSSNEYSTLQNQTVIWLTPALTASYGQSLQENPDISFSNGDQWVSVSANYKLKAPSSVRNKSVANSLARWNSTSILVWRSTISVNGIKPDLVLFNVRMRITNRDFTDSLQNKSSQESEYLRGNLTEGLGTILRGTPQFAEIVVDTFQPGSVIANANPTYFEGGPSEAEVCQTIVNNLNELQNRGLSVEPSSIIIAPSTTTVPPVPQLESSFPGYAVAIIVMCSLLILAILILIILALKTDICSKLARACALTSPYTSVRNTENINLPEWRAHSYNVAH; encoded by the exons ATGCTCTTtcagaattcattaaaacctctTTTTCTATTTCTGGCCACTTTAGGTTTTTG GCCTGGCTCTGTAATAGTGGATTCTAACATTGTGTTTCAAAACAACACCGAAGCCCCTTCCACTGATGCCATTGTCCGAGCTCTGTACAATAACATATATACTACTAACATGCACTTGGGAAATTTTTCACTTGACGTTGAGAGCATTCAGTCCAACA CTTCAACTACTGACCTGCTGAAACCTGTCGCAGTGAAGATCAGTTTCATTATTCAGAAAATCTTCATCTCATCCCTCCAGAACTCCAGCTCAAATGAATATTCTACCCTGCAGAATCAAACTGTCATCTGG TTGACCCCTGCTTTGACTGCATCATATGGGCAAAGCCTACAGGAGAATCCTGATATCTCCTTCAG TAATGGAGACCAATGGGTTTCAGTCTCTGCCAACTATAAGCTAAAGGCTCCTTCTTCTGTAAGGAACAAATCTGTGGCAAACTCTCTGGCCAGATGGAACTCTACTAGCATTTTGGTGTGGAGATCCACCATTTCCGTAAATG GTATAAAACCAGATCTTGTTCTCTTCAATGTCAGGATGAGGATTACAAATAGGGATTTCACAGATTCTCTACAAAATAAAAGCAGTCAAGAATCGGAGTACCTGAGAGGGAATCTAACTGAAGGG CTGGGTACAATTCTTCGTGGCACTCCCCAGTTTGCAGAAATAGTGGTGGACACATTTCA GCCAGGATCCGTCATAGCAAATGCAAATCCAACTTACTTTGAAGGTGGACCATCTGAAGCAGAAGTTTGTCAAACAATAGTCAATAATCTGAATGAGCTGCAGAACAGAGGCCTGTCTGTGGAACCCAGTTCCATTA TAATTGCACCTTCTACAACTACTGTACCTCCAGTTCCTCAGCTTGAAAGCTCTTTCCCAGGATATGCAGTAGCCATCATTGTCATGTGTAGCTTGCTAATCTTGGCTATTCTCATATTAATAATTCTG GCACTGAAGACAGACATCTGTAGCAAACTTGCAAGAGCCTGCGCCTTGACATCTCCCTATACTTCTGTTAGGAATACGGAAAACATTAACTTGCCAGAATGGAGG GCTCACTCGTATAACGTAGCTCATTAA